One Spirochaeta africana DSM 8902 genomic window carries:
- a CDS encoding M23 family metallopeptidase: MRSKRRGSSSVNQDSREKKPGKRGIFGFIRSVFASPQRTFTVMVVPHSHKKSFHIKINIYAVLLVMVVAALVVVSFIVLAAEYTASDTLQVQQRQADQQAEAELERVIGEIGRLQQQTREFDAAMSQALTRFGLESADTGSGRPADGDLGDLFGLQEVQDGDFRELYNLQQMRSSLESSLEPMQRIYAAVQDQQDLLEDIPHLWPIQHGKGTVVSGFGPGFHPVFDVWHINRGVKIAVPGFGNPVISAANGTVAAVRFDPAERGWYVRIEHRYGISTQYAHLNGVFVSEGERVSQGQAIGEVGDTGYVTAPQLGFEIMLGSDMLDPADFILSADSAGRWTGPRRSGT; this comes from the coding sequence ATGCGATCCAAGCGTCGTGGGAGCAGTTCAGTGAATCAGGATTCCAGGGAGAAAAAACCCGGTAAACGGGGCATATTCGGCTTTATCCGGTCGGTGTTCGCCTCGCCGCAGCGCACCTTCACGGTGATGGTGGTGCCGCACTCTCATAAAAAATCATTCCATATCAAGATAAATATCTATGCCGTGTTGCTGGTGATGGTGGTGGCAGCCCTGGTGGTTGTCTCGTTTATCGTGCTGGCCGCTGAGTATACCGCCAGTGACACCCTGCAGGTGCAGCAGCGACAGGCCGACCAGCAAGCCGAGGCGGAACTGGAGCGGGTAATCGGCGAGATCGGACGGCTGCAGCAGCAGACGCGCGAATTCGATGCGGCAATGAGTCAGGCACTGACCAGGTTCGGTCTGGAGAGCGCCGATACCGGATCCGGACGTCCTGCCGACGGCGATCTTGGCGACCTTTTCGGGCTGCAGGAGGTGCAGGATGGCGACTTTCGTGAGCTGTATAATCTGCAGCAGATGCGCAGCAGCCTCGAGTCCTCGCTGGAGCCGATGCAGCGAATCTATGCGGCAGTCCAGGATCAACAGGATCTGCTCGAGGATATCCCGCATCTCTGGCCGATTCAGCACGGCAAGGGGACGGTGGTAAGCGGATTCGGCCCCGGGTTTCATCCGGTGTTTGATGTATGGCATATTAATCGCGGGGTAAAGATCGCGGTGCCCGGCTTCGGGAATCCCGTGATTTCGGCAGCAAATGGAACCGTTGCGGCGGTGCGGTTTGATCCTGCTGAACGCGGCTGGTATGTTCGTATCGAGCATCGCTACGGTATTTCAACGCAGTATGCTCACCTGAACGGGGTTTTTGTATCTGAGGGTGAACGGGTCTCGCAGGGGCAGGCAATCGGTGAGGTAGGGGATACCGGGTATGTAACCGCACCCCAGCTTGGATTCGAGATTATGCTGGGTTCGGATATGCTTGACCCGGCTGATTTTATTCTGTCGGCAGATTCTGCCGGTCGGTGGACAGGACCCCGCCGATCTGGTACATAG
- a CDS encoding TatD family hydrolase, translated as MRMFDTHAHVGLIHDDPIEQLIVVQEARQDNIDGILSICNNLRDFFVVYENLKTAPNVYFAVGVSPSEVTNPGRDWEEQIEQGAAMPRVVAIGETGLDYFRKFGDKNSQIELFIRQLEIADRLRLPVIIHNREAGGDTLEILREKLPSKGGVLHCYSEDWAFAQQALELNLYISFAGNVTYRNARTLHETALNMPLDRMLVESESPFMVPAQHRGKRNKPSYMGETVRFLAELREMPEDEMADILFQNACRLFNIEP; from the coding sequence ATGAGAATGTTTGATACTCACGCACACGTTGGGTTGATCCATGACGACCCAATCGAACAGCTTATTGTAGTACAGGAAGCACGGCAGGACAACATCGACGGTATCCTCAGCATTTGCAACAACCTTAGAGATTTTTTTGTTGTGTACGAAAATCTAAAGACAGCACCAAATGTATATTTTGCCGTAGGCGTCTCCCCCTCAGAGGTAACCAACCCCGGTCGCGACTGGGAAGAACAGATCGAACAGGGGGCAGCCATGCCACGGGTTGTGGCAATCGGCGAAACCGGTCTGGATTACTTCCGCAAGTTTGGCGACAAAAACTCCCAGATCGAGCTCTTTATTCGCCAGCTGGAGATTGCCGATCGCCTGCGCCTCCCGGTCATTATCCATAACCGGGAGGCTGGCGGCGACACCCTGGAGATTCTGCGCGAAAAACTGCCGAGTAAGGGTGGCGTCCTTCACTGCTATTCCGAGGATTGGGCGTTTGCCCAGCAAGCTCTCGAGCTGAACCTGTACATCTCGTTCGCCGGCAACGTAACCTATCGCAATGCCCGCACGCTGCATGAAACTGCCCTGAATATGCCGCTGGATCGCATGCTGGTGGAGTCCGAGAGCCCCTTTATGGTGCCGGCTCAGCATCGCGGCAAACGCAACAAACCCAGCTACATGGGCGAAACAGTTCGCTTCCTCGCCGAACTGCGGGAGATGCCGGAGGATGAAATGGCAGATATCCTGTTCCAGAATGCCTGCCGGCTGTTCAATATCGAGCCCTGA